A genomic stretch from Penaeus vannamei isolate JL-2024 chromosome 6, ASM4276789v1, whole genome shotgun sequence includes:
- the LOC113825774 gene encoding uncharacterized protein: MSLKRLTLIWILVILLGVVPSKQASVRERFPKGASGNAPRQAEGKAPNQNPQFGNSVQNPAIRDADRGNSSFSRGVPDAALSPEVEDFKNYSGWRILRVYPPDAVALDDLVAMLLDMSQLVVLGIFKEKMVVEVALPGNATLDEAMPESRFSFCGFDGQRKGGSLLRGKGEMCGSDASGKDIGNSTSGSDVGKEIVGWETLKTIEDDYATKLDGTEPFAWDNFYRYESIVTFIKELALQYSGVEYIEIGRSVEGRSLYALLFAKKAKSLKKKYLRNIKKERRRNKTGRKPFPKLKNSTRRNKKPVVLMEGAAHAREWISPAVATYLAQQLADSGKTFLKRVTVILVPVLNPDGYEYSHTTDRLWRKNRRPNSGSGCTGVDLNRNFDMAFGNPSGSSDDPCSPIYHGAEAFSEPETSALRDLAGAFSKDVNIYISLHSYGKLIMYPWSYIYGSAPDRKQLKDVARKMSRHFKNNGYKGFLHGQSSSLLYKASGVSDDYMYSVGVDYSYTIELQGLDFIMKPKHIVPVSEAMWNTLVCSIGDISNTKAVKRFCGKRLVKTTLGDGATASGWFRRRVSLRRAEQIIRCKNLAKKRGISSDSDDSCKYRKGKRTHNKR; this comes from the exons atgtcGCTGAAGAGACTGACATTGATATGGATCTTAGTCATCCTTTTGGGGGTGGTTCCTTCGAAACAAGCGAGTGTTCGCGAGCGATTCCCAAAGGGCGCCTCCGGAAACGCCCCGAGGCAAGCCGAAGGAAAAGCACCTAACCAAAACCCGCAATTTGGAAACTCAGTTCAGAACCCCGCCATAAGGGACGCAGATCGAGGCAACAGCAGTTTTTCCAGAGGTGTGCCTGACGCGGCGCTGAGTCCAGAGGTCGAGGACTTCAAGAACTACTCTGGCTGGCGGATCCTAAGAGTCTACCCGCCGGATGCCGTCGCCCTGGACGACTTGGTCGCGATGCTTTTGGATATGAGTCAGCTGGTGGTACTTGGCATCTTCAAGGAAAAGATGGTG GTCGAGGTGGCACTCCCTGGCAATGCCACTTTGGACGAGGCAATGCCCGAGTCGCGCTTCTCCTTCTGCGGCTTCGATGGCCAGCGGAAGGGCGGCTCTCtcctgaggggaaaaggggaaatgtgcGGGAGCGATGCCAGCGGGAAGGACATCGGCAACAGCACGTCAGGGAGCGACGTGGGGAAGGAAATCGTGGGTTGGGAGACTCTGAAGACCATTGAGGACGATTATGCAACGAAACTGGATGGAACAG aaCCGTTCGCATGGGACAACTTCTACCGCTACGAAtctattgttactttcatcaaGGAATTAGCGCTCCAGTATTCCGGTGTCGAGTACATAGAGATCGGCAGAAGCGTCGAGGGAAGGTCTTTGTATGCTCTGCTCTTCGCCAAAAA AGCCAAAAGTCTGAAAAAGAAGTACTTGCGGAATATAAAAAAGGAACGCAGAAGAAATAAAACGGGTAGAAAGCCTTTCCCAAAACTCAAGAACAGCACAAGGCGGAATAAGAAGCCCGTTGTTTTGATGGAAGGAG ccgcccacgcccgcgagtGGATCTCCCCGGCCGTGGCGACCTACCTGGCGCAGCAGCTGGCGGACTCCGGCAAGACCTTCCTGAAGCGCGTGACGGTGATCCTGGTGCCGGTCCTGAACCCCGACGGCTACGAGTACTCGCACACCACCGACCGGCTGTGGCGCAAGAACCGGCGGCCGAACTCCGGCTCCGGCTGCACGGGCGTCGACCTCAACCGCAACTTCGACATGGCCTTCGGGAATCCCTCGGGCTCCAGCGACGACCCTTGCTCCCCGATCTACCACGGCGCCGAGGCCTTCTCCGAGCCCGAGACGAGCGCCCTGCGGGACCTGGCCGGCGCGTTCAGCAAGGACGTCAATATCTACATAAGTCTTCACAGCTACGGGAAGCTCATCATGTACCCCTGGTCGTACATCTACGGCTCGGCCCCTGATAGGAAGCAGCTGAAGGACGTCGCTAGGAAAATGAGCAGACATTTTAAGAACAACGGCTATAAAGGCTTCCTA CATGGCCAGTCATCCTCCCTGCTGTACAAGGCTTCCGGAGTGTCAGATGATTACATGTACAGCGTCGGAGTAGACTACTCGTACACCATCGAACTCCAAGGCCTGGACTTCATCATGAAACCGAAGCACATTGTTCCAGTCTCGGAAGCCATGTGGAACACGCTGGTTTGTTCCATCGGGGATATTTCCAATACGAAGGCAGTCAAACGTTTCTGCGGGAAGAGGCTCGTGAAGACGACACTCGGAGACGGGGCGACTGCGAGTGGATGGTTCAGGAGGCGCGTGTCCTTGAGGCGGGCAGAGCAGATCATCAGGTGCAAAAATCTCGCTAAGAAAAGAGGTATTTCGAGTGATTCGGACGATAGCTgtaaatatagaaaaggaaaaaggactcATAATAAAAGGTAG